A single Tuberibacillus sp. Marseille-P3662 DNA region contains:
- the rpe gene encoding ribulose-phosphate 3-epimerase encodes MATIGPSIMCADMGRLQESIIRLHDANVDFFHFDIMDGKFVPNFTMGPDMIKSLRSHSGKPFDIHLMIEEPEKYIDLFADAGADMISVHAESTMHLQRTLQAIRGKNIKVGVALNPATPLSYLDYIWDTIDYVTLMTVNPGFAGQKFIPLTLNKIQQLKQQIDEKNLNITIQVDGNISFETIPQVIANGADMLVCGTSCLFKKNQTLEDATAKLKNFITKIPEYSPVNA; translated from the coding sequence ATGGCAACTATTGGTCCGTCAATAATGTGCGCTGATATGGGTAGGCTCCAGGAATCAATCATCCGCCTTCATGATGCCAATGTGGACTTTTTTCATTTTGATATTATGGATGGGAAATTCGTACCGAACTTTACCATGGGCCCTGATATGATTAAAAGTTTGCGCTCACATAGTGGCAAACCGTTTGATATTCATCTGATGATTGAAGAACCTGAAAAATACATTGATCTTTTTGCGGATGCGGGAGCTGATATGATTTCTGTACATGCAGAATCTACAATGCATTTGCAACGAACACTTCAAGCTATTCGTGGCAAGAATATAAAGGTAGGGGTTGCATTGAATCCTGCCACTCCCCTTAGTTACTTAGACTATATTTGGGACACAATTGATTATGTTACGCTAATGACCGTCAACCCAGGATTCGCTGGACAGAAATTTATTCCATTAACTCTTAATAAAATTCAACAATTAAAACAGCAGATTGATGAAAAAAACTTAAATATCACTATTCAAGTTGACGGAAACATTAGTTTTGAAACGATACCGCAAGTCATTGCTAATGGAGCTGACATGCTAGTTTGTGGAACATCTTGTTTGTTTAAAAAAAATCAGACACTGGAAGATGCAACAGCAAAATTAAAAAACTTTATTACTAAAATACCGGAATATTCCCCGGTGAA